A single genomic interval of Flavihumibacter rivuli harbors:
- the paaC gene encoding 1,2-phenylacetyl-CoA epoxidase subunit PaaC, translating to MTALFQYVLHLADNALILGHRNSEWTGHGPVLEQDIAISNIALDLIGQSRNLYQYAAGIYEQHKEGLSSTIGSPAFQMVKGAVDEDDLAFLRDANEFYNLLLVEQDNGDWAKTILRQFLFSAYQFELYNALQKSKDSNLSAIAEKALKEVTYHVRWSGEWVIRLGDGTEESHRRMVNALDALWKFSDEMFQPALYEKELAATGSCPDPSTLKTNWMERVSSTLTEATLEIPVSKWMQTGGKIGVHTEHLGFLLAEMQFMQRTYPNSEW from the coding sequence ATGACCGCGCTCTTTCAATACGTCCTTCACCTTGCTGATAACGCACTGATCCTGGGGCACCGGAACAGTGAATGGACCGGGCATGGTCCGGTACTGGAACAGGATATTGCCATCTCCAATATTGCCCTTGACCTCATCGGGCAATCCAGGAACCTTTACCAATATGCTGCCGGCATCTATGAACAGCACAAGGAAGGGCTTTCCTCCACCATTGGCTCACCCGCTTTCCAGATGGTGAAAGGAGCTGTTGATGAAGATGACCTCGCCTTTCTCCGGGATGCCAATGAATTCTACAACTTACTGCTGGTAGAACAGGATAATGGGGATTGGGCAAAGACCATCCTCCGGCAATTCCTTTTCAGTGCTTACCAGTTCGAGTTATACAATGCGCTCCAAAAAAGCAAGGACAGTAACCTTAGCGCAATTGCAGAAAAGGCACTCAAAGAAGTTACCTACCATGTACGCTGGAGTGGTGAATGGGTGATCAGGCTAGGTGATGGAACGGAAGAAAGCCACCGCCGCATGGTCAATGCATTGGATGCCTTATGGAAATTCAGCGATGAGATGTTCCAGCCGGCTTTGTATGAAAAAGAACTGGCCGCAACAGGAAGTTGTCCGGATCCATCAACCCTCAAAACCAATTGGATGGAAAGGGTAAGTTCAACCCTTACTGAAGCGACCCTCGAAATTCCAGTTTCCAAATGGATGCAGACTGGTGGCAAGATTGGGGTGCATACAGAACACCTGGGCTTCCTGCTGGCTGAAATGCAATTCATGCAAAGGACTTATCCAAATAGTGAATGGTGA